CATAAACAAAACAACAGGTGAATACTAAAATATGATTCGCATTGCTATTGATGCTATGGGTGGTGATTTTGGTGCAGAGCCTATAATATCTGGCGTTATCGAAGCACTGAAAGAGGCAGAATTTAAAGCTGTATTAGTTGGCGATAGCAATGCCATAAAACCACTCATCCCACAACCCTATTTAAAAAATATAGAATTTATAGAAGCTACCGAAGTCATCTCGATGTCAGACGGAGCCACAGACGCACTAAAAAGAAAAGATAGCACGATCTACAAAGCTGTTGAGCTTTTAAAAGAAAAAGAAGTCGATGCTGTCGTTTCTGCTGGTCACAGCGGTGCTACTATGAGTTTAGCTACGTTAAGAGTTGGTAGATTAAAAAATGTATCTCGTCCAGCGATCGCTACGCTTATGCCTAATTCAAAAGAGACAGCTACTTTGGTTTTGGACGTTGGTGCAAATGTTGATTGCAGAAGCGAACACTTATTTCAATTTGCCATAATGGGCGAAGCCTATGCAAAAGAAATTTTAGGCAGAAAAGAGCCAAAAGTAGGTCTTTTATCAAACGGCGAAGAAGAGAGCAAAGGCAATGAAGTCAGCAAAGAGGCTTTTAAACTAGTTTCTAGGCTTGATAGTTTCGTTGGCAATGCAGAGGGCAATCAAATTTTTGATGGCAGCATTGATGTCATGGTCTGCGACGGTTTTATGGGAAATATCCTACTAAAAACGAGCGAAGGTGTCGCTGATGCCATAGGCAAGATCATCAAAAAGCAAGTCAAAAAATCACCTCTTGCTATGGCTGGATCAGTGCTTATGAGAAAAGTTTTTAAAACTCTAAAAAAACAGGTTAGCTACGATGAGTATGGCGGTGCTCCGCTTCTTGGCGTAAATGGCTGCGTCATCATAAGCCACGGCAAAAGCAACTCAAAAGCTATAAAAAATGCAATCTTTCAAGCAATTAAATTTGCTAATTCAAATATAAATAAAGTTATAGAAGAAGAACTTTCACACTTTGCAAGGTAAAATATGCCAAAAGCTTCATTGATCTCCATTGCGTCATATGTCCCAGAAAAAATTTTAACAAATTTTGATTTTGAAAAAATGGTCGACACGAGCGATGAGTGGATAGTGAAGCGAACCGGTATAGAGCAAAGACATATCGCAACGACTGAGATAACAAGCGATCTTGGCACAAAAGCTGCCGAGCTAGCTATAAAGCGCTCGGGGCTTGAAAAATCACAAATCGATGCGGTAATCTGCGCTACGATATCTCCGGATCATCTTTGCATGCCTTCAACTGCCTGCAAGATAGCTTCAAATTTAGGCTTAAATTTTGGCATTACAGCTTTTGATATAAGTGCGGCTTGCACAGGTTTTATCTATCTTTTAGAGCTTGCAAATTCTCTTATCGTAAGTGGTGCTAAAAAAAATGTTTTGATCATAGGAGCTGAAAAACTAAGCTCGATAATCGACTACACAGATAGAAGCACATGCATACTTTTTGGTGACGGAGCTGGCGCTGCTGTGATAAGCGCTAGCGAAGAAAACGAGATCATCGACATCCACACTGCAAGCGATGGTAGACAGGCTGAGCTTTTGATAACTCCAGGATGTGGCAGTGCATTTCCAGCTAGCGATGAGACGCTAAAAAATAGACTAAATTTCATCCACATGAGCGGAAATGAGGTCTTTAAGATAGCGGTTCAAACGCTTAGTAAAAGTGTAATAGAAATTTTACACGCAAACAAAATGCAAAGCGAAGATATCGACTTTTTCATACCTCATCAAGCAAATATCAGGATAATAGACGCCGTAAAAAATAGGCTAAATTTCACTGACGAGCAGTGCGTTTTGACAGTTGCAAAATATGGCAACACAAGCTCTGCTTCGATCCCAATGGCGATAAATGATGCTTACGAGGATGGGTGCATCAAAAATGGCTCTGTTTTGCTTCTTGATGCATTTGGTGGTGGCTTTACTTGGGGTTCGGCGATACTAAAATTTGGCGGTAGAAATTTTAGCGATCTGTAATTAGCCGCTTCTATACCCAAAACTCTAAATTTAATAAATTTTCTACAACACCTTCTATAAATTTTTAAAAATTTCCATTCATTTTCAAATGCATATTAAAATTACAATGTTTTAAATTTCTAGATCTATTTAATTAGAATTTAAATTTTTATGGATATAATTTCGCAATCAATAAAATTTATTATTAAGGAGAAAATATGTTAGTAACAAAAAAAGCACCTGACTTTACAGCTGCAGCAGTTTTAGGAAACAATCAAATCGTAAATGATTTCAACCTTTACAAAAACATCGGCGAAAAGGGCGCTGTTGTCTTCTTCTATCCAATGGACTTTACATTTGTTTGCCCAAGCGAGATCATCGCATTTGATAAAAGATATGACGAGTTCAAGTCACGCGGTATCGAAGTTATCGCAGTTTCTTGCGACAACCAGTTCTCACACTTTGCATGGAAAGAGACTCCAGTAAATAAAGGCGGTATCGGCAAAGTTCGCTTCCCGATCGTAGCTGACATGACAAAATCAATCGCTCGCGGCTTTGACGTACTTCTAGAAGACGCTGGCGTAGCACTTCGCGGATCATTCCTACTTGACAAAGATGGCACAGTTCGCCACGCAGTTATAAACGACCTACCACTTGGCAGAAACATCGACGAGATGATCAGAATGGTAGATACTATGCTATTTACAAACGAGCACGGCGAAGTTTGCCCAGCTGGCTGGCACAAAGGTGATGCTGGTATGAAACCAAGCACAGAAGGCGTTGCTGACTACCTTTCACACAACGAAAGCAAACTATAATTATTCAAATTTCTAGGCAGCTTTGCCTAGAAATTTCCTCTCTACACAAATTTAAATATTTTTTTAATATAACTTTATATATGATAGCGATGTTTTAATAAATAACCTTTTTTGGAGACCCCATGGAGTTTAAGGGCAGGCAAGAACTTGTCGAAAATTGCGAGGATTGCATACTTGGTTTAAGAGCTAAATTTATAGATGAGGGCATCAAATTTTGCAGACAACTAACCCTTGTAGTGCCACACGAGCAGATGAAAATTTGCCTTGAGAGTATCTTTGACGCGCTACTCATCCAAAAGCCAAATGCCACACAAATTCGCGACGACTTAAACAGCCTAATACCAAAACTAAATGCAAAAGATGAGCTAGTAAATTTCTTGCTCTTAAATTTGACACTAAATTTTAGTCACGCCTGCGATGATGCAGTATATGTGGGCTATTTTGTAAATGCCGTCTCAAGGATGAAAGAAATTTTATATAACACGCAGGATCACCAAGAAGCCACAGTAAAAACGATGATCGATACTGGCTCATTTTTCTACGAAGATCCGATCAACACATTTACACGCATGAAAAATGCCAAAGTCCGCCCTGAGTTTTTAAATTTATACGACGGACTAAATATAAAATACGAAGCCGAAATTTTAGAGGTTAAAGAAGATAGCGTCGTTTTCCGCGTAGATATGATGCAAATTTTAGCCATGAAGCAAGATGGCAAGGGCTTTATCCTGCCAAACAGCTTCTTCTCAAAACAACTTCGCGCCGACATCATCGACTACAATATCGCCGATAAAAGCGTCACCCTTTCAAATTTCTCGCGCACAGCGACCATGCACGCAAACAAGAGAAAATTCCAGCGTGTCTTGCCAAACCGCTTTACCAAAATTTCTCTAAAAGGAGAGCAAGGCGAGCTTGTTGGCAGCCTTTATGACATCTCAGAGGGCGGCATGAGCATATTAAGCTCACAAGCTACAAATTTCAAAGACGGAGAAGAGTTAGAGGCAAATTTTGACATCTTGCTCTCACCAAATGAAGTAAAAAACGTCTCTTTAAAGCTAAAGCTAGTCACAGAGCTAGCATACAAGGGCTACATCAGATACTGCATGCAGCTAGTTGATGATGACAAAACGATAAAAGACTTCACGCAAAAGCGCGTCAAAGAGACACTTGACGAACTTCGCTCACGCATAAATTTATACGAATAAGGCAATTAGTGAAAACCATACAAGAAAATTTAAAACTTTTTTACATCGGACTAAAAGATAAAGAGCCATTTTTTTATAAAAACAAGGACCTAACCACTCACGCAGCCATCATTGGTATGACTGGTAGCGGCAAAACAGGCCTTGGTATCACGCTTTTAGAAGAAGCCTGCATAGACAACATCCCCTCTATCATCATCGATCCAAAGGGCGATATCACAAATTTAGCCCTCACCTTTCCGCAGATGAGGCCGGAGGATTTTTTACCTTATGTCGATGAAGCAGAAGCGGCCAATAAAGGTCAAAGTGTAGAGGAATTTGCCGCCGCTCAGGTCGAGCTTTGGAGAAACGGTATAGAGTCGAGCTTTCAAGACCTTGAACGAGTAAAAATTTTAAAAGATAGCGCTAGCTTTAATATCTACACGCCAAAAAGCTCAGCTGGCATAGGTGTGGCGCTACTTAGCGACTTTGCCTGCCCAAATATTAGTGACGATGAAATTTTTAGCAACTATATAAACTCGCTCGCAGCGTCGGTGCTATCGCTTATTGGCATGAGTTCTGAGGATATGAGCTCAAAAGAACAGCTGCTTATATCCACTATATTTGAGAGCAAATTTAAAGAGCAAAAAGACGTCACTATCGAAGAGCTTATCAATTTCATAGCAAATCCGCCGTTTAAAAAGATAGGCGTTTTTGACGTGGATACCTTCTATCCAAGCAGTGAGCGTCTAAAGCTTGCCATGAAGATAAACGCGCTCATCGCAAGCCCAAGCTTTAAGGGCTGGACACAGGGCGTTAGGCTTGAAATTTCAAAGATGCTTTTTGACGAAAACGGTAAAGCAAAGTGTAATATCTTTACGATCTCACATCTAAATGACGCTGAGAGGATGTTTTTTGCCACCCTTTTACTAAACGAGATCATCGCGTGGATGCGCGGAACAGAGGGCACTAGCTCACTTAGAGCGATCCTATATATGGATGAAATTTTTGGCTTCTTTCCGCCAAACGCAAATCCGCCGTCAAAAACGCCTATGCTCACACTCTTAAAACAAGCCCGTGCATTTGGTTTAGGCTGTGTTTTAAGCACGCAAAACCCAGTCGATCTTGACTACAAAGGCCTTAGCAACATCGGCACTTGGTTCATCGGCCGTCTCCAAACAGCGCAGGATAAAGCCCGCGTGATCGACGGACTAAGCGGCATCGCAGGCTCAAGCTTAGACAAAGCCTCGCTTGAAAATCTCATATCAAATTTAGCCAAAAGAAATTTCTTACTCAAAAATATAAATGAGGACGGCTTAAACGTCATCTCCACGCGCTGGGCACTTAGCTATCTAAAAGGCCCACTTAGCCGCGAGCAAATTTCAAATTTGATGAAAGATAAAAAAGAAAATTTAAGCAGCCAAGGTGTAGATAAAAGTGAGATGAAATTTAGCGCAAAACCTATCATCTCAAGTGCGATCACACAGCTTTACACTAACTCAAAAAGCCTTACGCCAAATTTGCTAGCAAGCGCAAAAGTGAGAATTTACGACACTAAAAAGGGCATAGACAGCGTTTGTGAGGTGAGCTACCTTTACGAGCTTAGTGAAAATGACAAAGAGCCAAACTGGAGCGAGGCTAGCGAAGGCATGCACGTTGATGCGAGCGAAAATGAACCAAGCGGCGCAAGCTTTGCAGCTGTGCCAAATTTCATAACGAGTGCTAAAAATTTTGACGCTTTAGAGAAAGATTTTAAAGAGTTTTTATATAGAAATTTCAAATTTAACACCTTTGAGGCGATGAGAATTTACTCAAAAGAAAACGAGTCAAAAGAGGAGTTTTTTATAAGGCTTCAGGATAAGTGCAATGAAATTTTAGAGGATCAAACTGCAAAGCTCACGACTAAATTTGAAAAAGAGCAAAAGAGCTTGCAAGATAAGCTAAGCAAAGCCCTTGCAAAGCTTGATAAAGAGCAAAAAGAGATGACCACAAGCGGCCTTGACGCAGCTATAAATATAGGCGCAAGCATATTTGGAGCGATATTTGGCAATAAGCTCTTATCTCGCCAAAACGCGGGCAAGATCGCCTCAAGCGCAAGAAGTGCAAACAAGGTCTTAAAAGAGCGAAGCGACGTTAAGCTTAGCGAGCAAAGTGTAAATGATATAAATTTGGCCATAAGCGAGCTCGAAGAGAAATTTACAAAAGAGTGCGACGCGCTAAAAGAGGCAAATGATGTTAAAAACATCACGATAAACGAAACGCAAATTTCACCAAAGAAAAGCGACATCTACGACGAAAAAATCGTGCTTTTGTGGAGATGATTTATAAAAAAATTAGTATTTTTTTAATATCATTTCTCTTTAAATTTAAAAGGTAAAATATGCAAAATTTAATACTTTATGCCGTTAGCTACCTGCTTGGTAGCATCCCATCAGGGCTCATACTAGCAAAAATTTTCGGACATGTTGATATAAAAAAAGAGGGCAGCAAAAGCATAGGCGCGACAAATGTTTTAAGGGTTTTAAAGCAAACAAACCCAAAACTCGCCAAAAAATTAGCCATTTTAACCGTAGTTTGTGACGTTTTAAAGGGCGTTTTGCCACTCATCATAGCCTCTTTGCTTGGAGCTAGCCAAAGTACGCTTTGGACGATGGCAGTTTTAAGCGTTGCGGGGCATTGTTTTTCTATATTTTTAGGCTTTCAAGGTGGCAAAGGCGTGGCAACCGGAGCTGGCGTACTCGCATTTTTCTTACCAGTTGAAATCATCATCGCTCTTGTCGTTTGGTTTTTGGTCGGTAAATTTTTAAAGATAAGCTCTCTAGCCTCGCTATGCGCGCTGATAGCTCTCATCGCATCAAGCTTTATCATCCACCCAGAGCTTGATGAAATTTACACTCACGCGCCGATACTTATCATCGCATTTTTGGTGGTTTATAAACACATACCAAATATCGTTCGCCTGCTTTCAGGCAAGGAGCAAAAAGTCGTATGAAAAGTGAAATAACAACGATCATTAAGGATTATAAATTTCAAACTGTTATCGGAATGTTTGACTTTGAGCGAGTTGCAAAGCAAGAGGTAAAAGTAAGCTTAGAATTTCGCTCAACTAGCTTGATTGATTATGTTTTGGTGGCGGATTTTATAAAAGAATTTTACAATGAGATGAAATTTCAAAGCGTAGAAGAGTCACTAGAAGCAACCTGCAAAGCGCTAAAAGAGAGGTTTAGCTCACTTACTAGCTTGGATATGGAGATTTTAAAAACCGAGATTTTACCAAATGCAATCGTCGGTGCAAAAATCAGCACTGTTTTTTAAAAATTTATTAAAGTATCTTGAAATATTTCTTAATTTATGATACAATCGACCATAAATTTTAGTTTAAGGAAAAGAAATGCGTATTTTAATAGTAGAAGACGAAGTAACGCTAAATAAGACGATTGCTGAGGGGTTGCAAGAGTTTGGTTATCAGACAGATAGCTCTGAAAATTTCAAAGACGCTGAGTACTACATCGGCATCAGAAACTACGACTTAGTTTTGACTGACTGGATGCTTCAAGATGGTGACGGCGTCGATCTTATAAACATTATAAAACATAAATCTCCACGCACTTCAGTTGTAGTTCTTTCTGCAAAAGACGACAAAGAGAGCGAGATAAAGGCACTTAGAGCTGGCGCTGATGACTACATCAAAAAACCATTTGATTTTGACATTTTAGTAGCCAGACTAGAGGCTAGACTACGCTTTGGTGGCACAAATATCATCAAGATAGACGAGCTTATCATCAACCCTGATGAAGAGAAGATTACATATCTTGGCCGCGACATCGAGCTAAAAGGCAAGCCATTTGAGGTACTAACTCACCTTGCAAGGCACTCAGATCAAATCGTATCTAAAGAGCAACTACTTGACGCTATCTGGGAAGAGCCAGAGCTCGTAACTCCAAACGTTATCGAGGTTGCTATCAACCAAATCCGCCAAAAAATGGACAAACCGCTAAATATTTCGACAATAGAAACTGTTAGAAGACGCGGATATAGATTTTGCTTTCCCAAAAAAGCTTAAGAAATAGATTTATACTGCAATTAGCATCTGGTGCGATGATGCTAATTGCCGTTGTTTCGGTGATGCTCTATCACTACATAAGAGTCACCGTTTTTCAAAGCGTAGTTAGTGAGCTAAACCAGCAAGCCACAGCTTACAAAAACAATCCACAAAATTTCAATCCTAACAATCTAAAAACTTTCACTATAGAAATCCCAAACAAAACTCTAGCCACCGTAAAAGCGGGCGAGCTTAAAGGCGAAAAGCCCTACCTTGTGATGCAAAAGATAAAAGATAAGAGTATAACCACTCTAACAACAAGGCTAGATGACAGTAGCTACTTAGTCCTAGAAAAAGAGACGACGCTTCAAAGCCAGATAGTCGAAGAAATTTTTATAGATATTATAATCGTAAACGTCACAGCGATACTTTTGGTGCTATTTTACGCACTATTTTTATCAAGAATGCTTTTAATACCTATAAAAATTTTAAGTCACAAGCTTACAAATTTAGATGAGAAATTTCTAAAAGAAATCGACATCAAAAGCCTGCCAGATGAGTTTTTGCCACTTGGTAATAGCATAAATAGGCTAATTACTCGCATACAAACTTTTGTCTTATACCAAAAAGAGCTCTTTGTAGGCGTTGCACACGAGCTAAAGACGCCACTTGCCGTCATGAAAACCAAAAACGAAGTGACACTTTT
Above is a window of Campylobacter concisus DNA encoding:
- the plsX gene encoding phosphate acyltransferase PlsX, with translation MIRIAIDAMGGDFGAEPIISGVIEALKEAEFKAVLVGDSNAIKPLIPQPYLKNIEFIEATEVISMSDGATDALKRKDSTIYKAVELLKEKEVDAVVSAGHSGATMSLATLRVGRLKNVSRPAIATLMPNSKETATLVLDVGANVDCRSEHLFQFAIMGEAYAKEILGRKEPKVGLLSNGEEESKGNEVSKEAFKLVSRLDSFVGNAEGNQIFDGSIDVMVCDGFMGNILLKTSEGVADAIGKIIKKQVKKSPLAMAGSVLMRKVFKTLKKQVSYDEYGGAPLLGVNGCVIISHGKSNSKAIKNAIFQAIKFANSNINKVIEEELSHFAR
- a CDS encoding beta-ketoacyl-ACP synthase III, with the translated sequence MPKASLISIASYVPEKILTNFDFEKMVDTSDEWIVKRTGIEQRHIATTEITSDLGTKAAELAIKRSGLEKSQIDAVICATISPDHLCMPSTACKIASNLGLNFGITAFDISAACTGFIYLLELANSLIVSGAKKNVLIIGAEKLSSIIDYTDRSTCILFGDGAGAAVISASEENEIIDIHTASDGRQAELLITPGCGSAFPASDETLKNRLNFIHMSGNEVFKIAVQTLSKSVIEILHANKMQSEDIDFFIPHQANIRIIDAVKNRLNFTDEQCVLTVAKYGNTSSASIPMAINDAYEDGCIKNGSVLLLDAFGGGFTWGSAILKFGGRNFSDL
- a CDS encoding peroxiredoxin, with translation MLVTKKAPDFTAAAVLGNNQIVNDFNLYKNIGEKGAVVFFYPMDFTFVCPSEIIAFDKRYDEFKSRGIEVIAVSCDNQFSHFAWKETPVNKGGIGKVRFPIVADMTKSIARGFDVLLEDAGVALRGSFLLDKDGTVRHAVINDLPLGRNIDEMIRMVDTMLFTNEHGEVCPAGWHKGDAGMKPSTEGVADYLSHNESKL
- a CDS encoding PilZ domain-containing protein, whose protein sequence is MEFKGRQELVENCEDCILGLRAKFIDEGIKFCRQLTLVVPHEQMKICLESIFDALLIQKPNATQIRDDLNSLIPKLNAKDELVNFLLLNLTLNFSHACDDAVYVGYFVNAVSRMKEILYNTQDHQEATVKTMIDTGSFFYEDPINTFTRMKNAKVRPEFLNLYDGLNIKYEAEILEVKEDSVVFRVDMMQILAMKQDGKGFILPNSFFSKQLRADIIDYNIADKSVTLSNFSRTATMHANKRKFQRVLPNRFTKISLKGEQGELVGSLYDISEGGMSILSSQATNFKDGEELEANFDILLSPNEVKNVSLKLKLVTELAYKGYIRYCMQLVDDDKTIKDFTQKRVKETLDELRSRINLYE
- a CDS encoding ATP-binding protein, whose translation is MKTIQENLKLFYIGLKDKEPFFYKNKDLTTHAAIIGMTGSGKTGLGITLLEEACIDNIPSIIIDPKGDITNLALTFPQMRPEDFLPYVDEAEAANKGQSVEEFAAAQVELWRNGIESSFQDLERVKILKDSASFNIYTPKSSAGIGVALLSDFACPNISDDEIFSNYINSLAASVLSLIGMSSEDMSSKEQLLISTIFESKFKEQKDVTIEELINFIANPPFKKIGVFDVDTFYPSSERLKLAMKINALIASPSFKGWTQGVRLEISKMLFDENGKAKCNIFTISHLNDAERMFFATLLLNEIIAWMRGTEGTSSLRAILYMDEIFGFFPPNANPPSKTPMLTLLKQARAFGLGCVLSTQNPVDLDYKGLSNIGTWFIGRLQTAQDKARVIDGLSGIAGSSLDKASLENLISNLAKRNFLLKNINEDGLNVISTRWALSYLKGPLSREQISNLMKDKKENLSSQGVDKSEMKFSAKPIISSAITQLYTNSKSLTPNLLASAKVRIYDTKKGIDSVCEVSYLYELSENDKEPNWSEASEGMHVDASENEPSGASFAAVPNFITSAKNFDALEKDFKEFLYRNFKFNTFEAMRIYSKENESKEEFFIRLQDKCNEILEDQTAKLTTKFEKEQKSLQDKLSKALAKLDKEQKEMTTSGLDAAINIGASIFGAIFGNKLLSRQNAGKIASSARSANKVLKERSDVKLSEQSVNDINLAISELEEKFTKECDALKEANDVKNITINETQISPKKSDIYDEKIVLLWR
- the plsY gene encoding glycerol-3-phosphate 1-O-acyltransferase PlsY translates to MQNLILYAVSYLLGSIPSGLILAKIFGHVDIKKEGSKSIGATNVLRVLKQTNPKLAKKLAILTVVCDVLKGVLPLIIASLLGASQSTLWTMAVLSVAGHCFSIFLGFQGGKGVATGAGVLAFFLPVEIIIALVVWFLVGKFLKISSLASLCALIALIASSFIIHPELDEIYTHAPILIIAFLVVYKHIPNIVRLLSGKEQKVV
- a CDS encoding dihydroneopterin aldolase, whose translation is MKSEITTIIKDYKFQTVIGMFDFERVAKQEVKVSLEFRSTSLIDYVLVADFIKEFYNEMKFQSVEESLEATCKALKERFSSLTSLDMEILKTEILPNAIVGAKISTVF
- the hsrA gene encoding homeostatic response regulator transcription factor HsrA, which codes for MRILIVEDEVTLNKTIAEGLQEFGYQTDSSENFKDAEYYIGIRNYDLVLTDWMLQDGDGVDLINIIKHKSPRTSVVVLSAKDDKESEIKALRAGADDYIKKPFDFDILVARLEARLRFGGTNIIKIDELIINPDEEKITYLGRDIELKGKPFEVLTHLARHSDQIVSKEQLLDAIWEEPELVTPNVIEVAINQIRQKMDKPLNISTIETVRRRGYRFCFPKKA
- a CDS encoding sensor histidine kinase, whose amino-acid sequence is MLIAVVSVMLYHYIRVTVFQSVVSELNQQATAYKNNPQNFNPNNLKTFTIEIPNKTLATVKAGELKGEKPYLVMQKIKDKSITTLTTRLDDSSYLVLEKETTLQSQIVEEIFIDIIIVNVTAILLVLFYALFLSRMLLIPIKILSHKLTNLDEKFLKEIDIKSLPDEFLPLGNSINRLITRIQTFVLYQKELFVGVAHELKTPLAVMKTKNEVTLLKPRESEKYIEALKSNNEAINGMNAMIGSVLEIGRQEGAQFEEPVNTDVIAFLKKLGKNYEVLAKGEEKNLTLDLKPEIFNLNIQTSLLTHIVQNFVQNAIKFSPKNSTITISSRLEKSKFIIEVADEGVGIDESKDLFAPFKRYGNKGGAGLGLFLAKGAAQALGAEISIKNRENTNGAVASLVLNLKG